Below is a genomic region from Sinobacterium norvegicum.
ACATCCATTTTGAAAACCCGAAGAAAAAGAAGTTTTACCACAATCATAACTCGCTGCTTCGCGCGATCCGCAATCTGTATCATCAAGAAAAGTTGGCTCGACCAACCATTGTCAGCCAGTTAGTGGCACGACAAGAGAGCCTGAAAGAGAGAGTCAAAAAAGCGAAAAAGTAGCACCCAAAGGCTGCGAGAATACAGCCCTACAAGGGTGACACGACTAAACCTTGATAAAGATTTTTTTCCGATAAAGCTGCCAAGCCAGCAGTGAAAACAGCAGAATATGTGCGACGGCGAATGCCAGTGACGCCAGATAAACATCGCCTATCGGTGTTACGAAAGCTTGATAGATAAAGTCATAGGCTGGCTGACCGGCAATACTGAACTTATAATAAGTCGCCGTCCAGGCCCACGAAACCACATACAAAATTAACGCGTTGGCGCCAAACCAGACAAAGCAACGCCCCCAGGCCTGCTTGCCATAAATATCGACAATAAGCACTAAAACCGCCAAGACCAGCACCGCCCAAGCGCCTGTTACCAGGACATAGCTTGCTGTCCACAGGCTTTTATTGATCGGTAACCACAGGCTAAGTACATACCCTGCCAGCATCAGCCCAAGCGCAGCCATTGTTAATGTCTTTACCGCTTGTTGACGGTTTTTTTCGGCACTGAGATAAGCCGTCGCCTCATACCCCAGCAACACCGTGACCACACAGGGAATGGTACTTAACAAACCCTCTGGGTCGAAGGCAATACCATCGATGGACCACATATGAGCAGCGCCGAGCAACTGGCGATCAATCACGCCGACAACATTGGCGGCCAGACCAAAGGGCTCGTCGACAGAGAATAGTAACAGTGTATATACAGCCAATATAACAATACTGATCAGTACACGCTGGCGCCGCCGACAACTGAGCACTATCAACCCAGCGATAAAGTAGGCGATACCAATACGCTGTAACACTCCCATCAGCCGCAGGTTTTCCCAACTGAAATTAGCTGCATAGAAATGCAACGCCAAACCGAGAAAAAATATTTTAAGACTGCGACTGCTTAAGCGCTGAAATTTTACCGGGTAAGCACTACGATCTCGACCCAGTGACAGGCTCATGGCAGAGCCGACAATAAATAGAAAAAACGGAAATATTAAATCTGTAGGCGTATAACCATGCCATTCGGCATGAGCCAATGGCGGATAGATATATTGCCAAGAGCCCGGGGTGTTCACCAAGATCATGGCGACAACCGTCATGCCCCGCATGATATCAATTGAAAGGTAACGCATAACTTTCTCTATTTAAGTTCTTTTGAAAAACATGATGAAACCCGGCAGGGCAACGGCGACCACCATGATCAGCGCAGCCATAGTATATAAACCCATCAGCAGATAGCCGGTGGTGAAAAGTACACCGTAAATAAACAACAACGACAGCAAAGTCATCATGAGTCCGTGTTGAATCTCAGGTTTCTTGGAGTTTATTTTGGTTTGAAAGCTTGCCAAACACTGCGGTTCACAGGCTGGAGTTAACAGCGTCACCAACACCCAAATAGCAGTGGAAAAAGCCACGGTTAATAATAATTTCTGCCAATCCAGCAGCGCCTCAAAAGGACCAAACTGTAGAATCATGGTAATCACAAACGAGGCGATCATCGCTGCTAATTCGCTGTAGGCATTAATACGCAACCAAAACCAGCGCATCATAAATAACAGACCGGTACCTGCACCGATAGACAATAGTATTTGAAAGGCCTGCATTGCGCTCTCTAAAAACAACGCAATAATGCCGGCGGCAATCATCAGCAACACACTACTGATTCGGCCGATCAGAACCTGCCGGTGGCTATTCGCCTCAGGGTTGACAAAACGTAGGTAGAAGTCATTCACCACATAGGATGCCCCCCAGTTTAAACTGGTTGATATTGTGGATATATAAGCGGCAACAATAGAAGCGACTACCAGCCCTAGAATACCGGCAGGCAAGAAGGACAGCATGGCTGAGTACGCTAAATCCTGCTGCACCAAATGCTCCGGCACATGGGGGAAGGCCACCCTTAAACTCTCCAGGTCAGGAAAGACCAATAACGATGCCATCGCCACCAAAATCCAAGGCCAGGGTCTGACGGCATAATGGCATAAATTGAAAAATGCCGAGGCAGCCACCGCATGACGTTCATTTTTGGCCGCCAGCATGCGTTGGGCAATATAACCACCGCCGCCAGGCTCGGATCCGGGGTACCAGACACTCCACCACTGCAAAACCAAGGGAATTAATAGCAGTGGCACATACTGATTAGGGTCGCTAAAATCCGGTAAAAAATGCCATTTTTCA
It encodes:
- a CDS encoding acyltransferase family protein — protein: MRYLSIDIMRGMTVVAMILVNTPGSWQYIYPPLAHAEWHGYTPTDLIFPFFLFIVGSAMSLSLGRDRSAYPVKFQRLSSRSLKIFFLGLALHFYAANFSWENLRLMGVLQRIGIAYFIAGLIVLSCRRRQRVLISIVILAVYTLLLFSVDEPFGLAANVVGVIDRQLLGAAHMWSIDGIAFDPEGLLSTIPCVVTVLLGYEATAYLSAEKNRQQAVKTLTMAALGLMLAGYVLSLWLPINKSLWTASYVLVTGAWAVLVLAVLVLIVDIYGKQAWGRCFVWFGANALILYVVSWAWTATYYKFSIAGQPAYDFIYQAFVTPIGDVYLASLAFAVAHILLFSLLAWQLYRKKIFIKV
- a CDS encoding sodium:solute symporter family protein; the encoded protein is MIIIDWLIVAAVLVVILFGGFYAAKKNSDDKEGFFLAGRNMPWWLLGLSMVATTFAADTPNLVTGLVRQYGIAGNWLWWSFLITGLLTTFIYAKLWRRLGVVTDVEFYEVRYSGKIAKLLRGFRAIYLGVFFNVMIMASVTLAAIKIGTVLLGVDAIVVVVIAGLFAVVFSTVGGFLAVLLTDALLFFLAMAGAMIAAYFAVNHPQVGGLQALVSAPELSEKWHFLPDFSDPNQYVPLLLIPLVLQWWSVWYPGSEPGGGGYIAQRMLAAKNERHAVAASAFFNLCHYAVRPWPWILVAMASLLVFPDLESLRVAFPHVPEHLVQQDLAYSAMLSFLPAGILGLVVASIVAAYISTISTSLNWGASYVVNDFYLRFVNPEANSHRQVLIGRISSVLLMIAAGIIALFLESAMQAFQILLSIGAGTGLLFMMRWFWLRINAYSELAAMIASFVITMILQFGPFEALLDWQKLLLTVAFSTAIWVLVTLLTPACEPQCLASFQTKINSKKPEIQHGLMMTLLSLLFIYGVLFTTGYLLMGLYTMAALIMVVAVALPGFIMFFKRT